ATGGACGGGTGGTCGCTGCGCTTCTCGAAGACGACGAAGGCGGCGAGCACCGCGAGTCCCGCGCCGATGGCGGTGAGCACGGCCGGGTCGGTGAAGTCGGCGAGTTCGCCGCCCTTGATGATGCCGAAGACGAGCAGGACGAGTCCGACGACGGACAGCACCACGCCGACGGGGTCGACGCGGCCGGGGCTGGGGTCGCGGGAGTCGGGCACGAGCCACACCATCAGCGCCAGCGCGAGCAGCACGATGGGCACGTTGACGAGGAAGACGGAGCCCCACCAGAAGTGGTCGAGGAGCACCCCGCCGGTGATGGGGCCGATGGCTATGGCGAGGCCGACGCCGCCGGCCCAGATGCCGATGGCCTTGGGCTGCTCCTCGCGTTCGAAGACGTTCATCAGCACCGCGAGGGTGGCGGGCATCACGAAGGCCGCGCCGAGGCCCATCACCGCGCGGTAGGCGATCAGTTCGCCGGGGGAGCCGGAGAACGCGGCGAGCGCGGAGCCGATCCCGAACACCGTCAGCCCGCCGAGCAGCACCTTCTTGCGGCCCAGCCGGTCGCCGAGGAGTCCGGCGGTGAACAGCAGGCCCGCGAAGACGAGGGTGTAGGCGTTGATGGCCCACTCCAGTTCGCTCTGGCCGGCGCCGATGCCGGTCGGGGCGGGAGTGGAGATCGTCTTGATGGCGACGTTGAGGATCGAGTTGTCGAGCACCACGATCAGCAGGCTCAGCATGAGCACACCGAGGATGGCCCAGCGGCGCCGGTGCACCGCTTCGGGGACTCGGGTGGCGGGGGCGGCGGGACGAGTCATGTGCCGAGCGTAGGCCACTTACGATACGGAACCGTTCCGTTTCGCATCTTCTCACCGAGCTCTTACGCCACCGCACGCGCGGCCGTGCGGGCACCCGCGGGCGCCTCCCGGACGCGTGAGCCGCCTCCCAGGGGGTCCCCCTAGCCGAGCGTGGCACGAGGTGCCACCATGGAACGGTCCGGGGACGCCGTCAGGGCGCCTCGAGATGACGTAAGGAGCCGTTGCAATGACTCAGCTTTCGGCTGCCCAGACCGCGCAGAGCGGCACCTCCGGCGGCAGCAAGGCGCTGTACGGGGGCAAGGGCACCCGGCGTATCACCGTCCGCGACATCGCCCTCGCCAAGGAGCGGGGCGAGAAGTGGCCGATGCTCACCGCCTACGACGCGATGACCGCCTCCGTCTTCGACGAGGCGGGGATCCCGGTGATCCTGGTCGGCGACTCGGCGGGCAACTGCCACCTCGGGTACGAGACCACCGTCCCCGTCACCCTCGACGAGATGACCATGCTGGCCGCGGCCGTGGTGCGCGGCACCCGGCGCTCGCTGATCGTCGGCGACCTGCCCTTCGGCTCCTACCAGGAGGGCCCGGTGCAGGCCCTGCGCTCGGCGACCCGCCTGGTGAAGGAGGCGGGCGTACAGGCCGTGAAGCTGGAGGGCGGCGAGCGCTCCCACGAGCAGATCAGGCTGCTGGTGGAGTCCGGCATCCCGGTGATGGCCCACATCGGGCTGACCCCGCAGTCGGTGAACGCCATGGGGTACCGGGTGCAGGGGCGCGGCGAGGAGGCGGCCCAGCAGCTGCTGCGGGACGCCAAGGCCGTGCAGGACGCGGGCGCGTTCGCGGTGGTGCTGGAGCTGGTGCCGGCCGAGCTGGCGGCCGAGGTGACCCGGACCCTGCACATCCCGACGGTCGGCATCGGCGCGGGCGCCGAGACGGACGCCCAGGTGCTGGTGTGGACCGACATGCTCGGGCTGACCGGCGGCCGGGTGCCGAAGTTCGTGAAGCAGTACGCCGACCTGCGCCGGGTGATGGGCGACGCGGCGCGGGCGTTCGCCGAGGACGTGGTCGGCGGAACGTTCCCGCAGGAGGAGCACTCCGTCCACTGAGCCACCGCGGTAACCCGGCAGCCCCGCCGATCGTCCCCCGTCGGCGGGGCTGTCCCGTTCCCCGGCCCGCCGGGGCGCGGGCTGTCGGCGGGCCTGTCGGTGACCTGTCGGCCGTTTGTCGGTGGGACCTGGCACTGTCGTCGGCATGACACGCATCGACGAGCGAAACGGCACCACGGCCGTCACCGTACGAGGGCTGGTGAAGCACTACGGCGAGACGAAGGCGCTGGACGGCGTCGACCTGGAGGTGCGGGAGGGCACCGTGATGGGGGTGCTCGGGCCGAACGGCGCCGGCAAGACCACCCTGGTGCGGATCCTGTCCACCCTGCTCGCCCCCGACGCCGGCCGGGCCACCGTCGCCGGATACGACGTCGTACGGCAGCCCCGGCAGCTCCGCAGGGTGATCGGCCTGACCGGGCAGTACGCCTCGGTGGACGAGAAGCTGCCCGGCTGGGAGAACCTGTACCTGATCGGCCGGCTGCTGGACCTGCCCCGCAAGGAGGCCCGCGCCCGCGCCGACGAGCTGCTGGAGCGCTTCTCGCTGACCGACGCGGCCAAGCGGCCCGTCGCGACGTACTCCGGCGGCATGCGCCGCCGGCTCGACCTGGCCGCCTCGATGATCGGCCGGCCGGCCGTGCTCTACCTGGACGAGCCGACCACCGGCCTGGACCCGCGCACCCGCAACGAGGTGTGGGACGAGGTCAAGCGCATGGTCGGGGACGGCGTGACCGTGCTGCTGACCACGCAGTACATGGAGGAGGCCGAGCAGCTCGCCTCCGAGCTGACCGTGGTCGACCGCGGCAAGGTCATCGCGACCGGCGGCATCGAGGAGCTGAAGGCGAAGGTGGGCGGGCGCACCCTGCGGGTGAGGCCGGCCGATCCGCTCCAGCTGCGCCCGCTGGCCCGCGCGCTGGACGACCTCGGCATCACCGGGCTCGCCACCACCACCGTGGACACCGAGCGCGGCACCGTGCTCGTGCCGATCCTCAGCGACGAGCAGCTGACCGCGGTGGTCTCCGCGGCCGTCGGCCTCGGCATCACCCTGTCCTCCGTCAGCACCGAACTGCCCAGCCTGGACGAGGTGTTCCTGTCCCTCACCGGCCACCGTGCCGGTGCCCCGCAGGACGCCACGCCCACCGACGCCCGCGA
Above is a genomic segment from Streptomyces glaucescens containing:
- a CDS encoding MFS transporter — translated: MTRPAAPATRVPEAVHRRRWAILGVLMLSLLIVVLDNSILNVAIKTISTPAPTGIGAGQSELEWAINAYTLVFAGLLFTAGLLGDRLGRKKVLLGGLTVFGIGSALAAFSGSPGELIAYRAVMGLGAAFVMPATLAVLMNVFEREEQPKAIGIWAGGVGLAIAIGPITGGVLLDHFWWGSVFLVNVPIVLLALALMVWLVPDSRDPSPGRVDPVGVVLSVVGLVLLVFGIIKGGELADFTDPAVLTAIGAGLAVLAAFVVFEKRSDHPSIDVTYFRNKVFSAAIAAVALVFFALMGVTFFSVFYTQSVRGYSPLETGLLMLPLAAAQLVFAPRARLVVDRFGNKATTTGGMLVIAGTLAAFASFDADTPIWLLETVFFLMGAGMAHIMTPTSVVVMQALPREKAGSASALSNTFRQVGGALGIAVLGSVLSAAYRDGIEDELTALPAALHHTAGESIEGTLAVAARLGPRGDALIAPAHDAFLHAMHLTALCGAAVALAGALVVALFLPGRPPAPAPDGTAAEPAPVPLGDRS
- the panB gene encoding 3-methyl-2-oxobutanoate hydroxymethyltransferase — translated: MTQLSAAQTAQSGTSGGSKALYGGKGTRRITVRDIALAKERGEKWPMLTAYDAMTASVFDEAGIPVILVGDSAGNCHLGYETTVPVTLDEMTMLAAAVVRGTRRSLIVGDLPFGSYQEGPVQALRSATRLVKEAGVQAVKLEGGERSHEQIRLLVESGIPVMAHIGLTPQSVNAMGYRVQGRGEEAAQQLLRDAKAVQDAGAFAVVLELVPAELAAEVTRTLHIPTVGIGAGAETDAQVLVWTDMLGLTGGRVPKFVKQYADLRRVMGDAARAFAEDVVGGTFPQEEHSVH
- a CDS encoding ATP-binding cassette domain-containing protein; translation: MTRIDERNGTTAVTVRGLVKHYGETKALDGVDLEVREGTVMGVLGPNGAGKTTLVRILSTLLAPDAGRATVAGYDVVRQPRQLRRVIGLTGQYASVDEKLPGWENLYLIGRLLDLPRKEARARADELLERFSLTDAAKRPVATYSGGMRRRLDLAASMIGRPAVLYLDEPTTGLDPRTRNEVWDEVKRMVGDGVTVLLTTQYMEEAEQLASELTVVDRGKVIATGGIEELKAKVGGRTLRVRPADPLQLRPLARALDDLGITGLATTTVDTERGTVLVPILSDEQLTAVVSAAVGLGITLSSVSTELPSLDEVFLSLTGHRAGAPQDATPTDAREEAAV